The following coding sequences lie in one Silene latifolia isolate original U9 population chromosome 5, ASM4854445v1, whole genome shotgun sequence genomic window:
- the LOC141655340 gene encoding cysteine proteinase inhibitor B-like: MKKWTIIYLFIILLVLTTTKVNCRRGKILGGRSEVKDVKTNKEVQEVGKFSVQEYNRNPLRDVVSRDGGGDGPLRFIEVVEAQKQVVSGIKYYLKVAAMQNGLTRTFDAIVVVKPWLESKQLLNFGPSSTK; this comes from the coding sequence atgaaaaagtggACCATAATATACTTGTTCATCATACTACTTGTACTAACGACCACAAAAGTGAATTGTCGCAGAGGAAAAATTCTAGGAGGAAGATCAGAAGTGAAAGATGTGAAGACCAACAAAGAAGTTCAAGAAGTAGGCAAATTTTCAGTACAAGAGTACAACAGAAACCCGTTACGCGATGTTGTGAGCCGAGACGGCGGCGGTGACGGTCCATTGAGGTTCATAGAGGTGGTGGAAGCTCAAAAGCAAGTGGTTTCTGGGATCAAATACTACCTTAAGGTAGCAGCCATGCAAAATGGGCTAACTAGGACTTTTGATGCTATTGTTGTTGTTAAGCCTTGGCTTGAGTCTAAGCAATTGCTTAATTTTGGCCCATCATCAACTAAGTAA